The following coding sequences lie in one Halorarum halophilum genomic window:
- a CDS encoding AAA family ATPase, with protein MSRQERLVVVCGLPGAGKTTVSREIAERIDAELLRTDVVREDVVPDPDYTPEETRRVYDELLDRAAAGVDERGVVVLDGTFRRKRLRAAAREVAADVGATFELVKVECSAEVVRERIAAREGDESDADFAVHELLAEEFEAVGTPDLRVDNSGDLPRTREQVAAHY; from the coding sequence ATGTCACGACAGGAACGGCTCGTGGTGGTCTGCGGGTTGCCGGGCGCGGGGAAGACGACCGTGTCGAGGGAGATCGCGGAGCGGATCGACGCGGAACTCCTCCGTACCGACGTCGTTCGCGAGGACGTCGTGCCGGACCCCGACTACACCCCCGAGGAGACGCGCCGGGTGTACGACGAACTCCTCGACCGCGCCGCCGCGGGCGTAGACGAGCGCGGAGTCGTCGTCCTTGACGGCACCTTCCGCCGGAAGCGCCTCCGCGCGGCGGCCCGCGAGGTGGCCGCCGACGTCGGCGCGACGTTCGAACTCGTGAAGGTCGAGTGCAGCGCGGAGGTCGTCCGCGAACGGATCGCGGCCCGCGAGGGCGACGAGAGCGACGCGGACTTCGCCGTCCACGAACTCCTCGCGGAGGAGTTCGAGGCGGTGGGAACGCCGGACCTGAGGGTGGACAACTCCGGCGACCTCCCGCGGACCCGCGAGCAGGTGGCCGCGCACTACTGA
- a CDS encoding LLM class flavin-dependent oxidoreductase has translation MHGDDRAGTDHLHLNLFTMNSVEHVSPGSWTYPGDQSHRYTDQEYWTDVARTAERGGFDAVFFADVRGVYDVFGGDRETAIRKGVQTPSNDPSYLVPAMAEVTEDLGFAVTRSTTYSHPYQLAREFSTLDHLTDGRVAFNVVTSYLESAAANLGLDGRMDKATRYDRADEFLEVCYRLWEDSWDEDAVVRDAERGVYTEPERVRAIDHEGEFFDVPGPHGCEPSPQRTPVIFQAGSSDRGREFAAANAEAVFCSQPTERGVVEYMDDLRERAAALGRDPDSLAFFPGIVPVVGETEAQAEAKYEALVEHVDVEAALALLSGFIDMDLSELDPDRKIEHIETDAIQGTMNAFTKSDPDREWTVREVAEFSGLGTTSPVVVGTPEEVADELEHWYREVGADGLNVKEVVRTGSLDDFVDLVCPVLRERGLLPEEPRGGTLRERLFGAGPHLPPDHPARQ, from the coding sequence ATGCACGGGGACGACCGAGCGGGGACCGACCACCTCCACCTCAACCTCTTCACCATGAACTCGGTCGAGCACGTCTCGCCGGGATCCTGGACGTATCCGGGTGACCAGTCGCACCGATACACCGACCAGGAGTACTGGACCGACGTCGCCCGGACCGCCGAGCGCGGCGGCTTCGACGCGGTGTTCTTCGCAGACGTGCGCGGGGTCTACGACGTGTTCGGCGGCGACCGCGAGACGGCGATCCGGAAGGGCGTGCAGACGCCCTCGAACGACCCGAGCTACCTCGTGCCCGCGATGGCCGAGGTGACCGAGGACCTGGGGTTCGCGGTCACGCGCTCGACCACCTACAGCCACCCGTACCAGCTCGCCCGCGAGTTCTCCACGCTCGACCACCTCACGGACGGCCGGGTCGCGTTCAACGTCGTCACCTCCTACCTCGAGTCCGCGGCGGCGAACCTCGGGCTGGACGGGCGCATGGACAAGGCGACCAGATACGACCGCGCCGACGAGTTCCTGGAGGTCTGCTATCGGCTGTGGGAGGACTCCTGGGACGAGGACGCGGTCGTCCGCGACGCCGAGCGCGGCGTCTACACGGAGCCCGAGAGGGTCCGCGCCATCGACCACGAGGGCGAGTTCTTCGACGTACCCGGTCCCCACGGCTGCGAGCCCTCCCCGCAGCGGACGCCGGTCATCTTCCAGGCCGGCTCGTCCGACCGCGGGCGGGAGTTCGCGGCCGCCAACGCCGAGGCCGTCTTCTGCTCGCAGCCGACCGAGCGCGGCGTGGTGGAGTACATGGACGACCTCCGGGAGCGCGCGGCCGCCCTCGGCCGCGACCCCGACTCGCTGGCGTTCTTCCCCGGCATCGTCCCCGTGGTCGGCGAGACCGAGGCGCAGGCCGAGGCGAAGTACGAGGCGCTCGTCGAGCACGTCGACGTCGAGGCCGCGCTCGCGCTCCTCTCGGGGTTCATCGACATGGACCTCTCCGAACTGGACCCGGACCGGAAGATCGAGCACATCGAGACCGACGCCATCCAGGGGACGATGAACGCCTTCACGAAGTCGGACCCGGACCGCGAGTGGACCGTCCGCGAGGTGGCGGAGTTCTCCGGACTCGGCACGACGTCCCCCGTCGTCGTCGGCACGCCCGAGGAGGTCGCCGACGAACTCGAGCACTGGTACCGGGAGGTCGGCGCCGATGGCCTCAACGTCAAGGAGGTCGTCCGCACCGGGAGCCTCGACGATTTCGTCGACCTGGTCTGTCCCGTGCTCCGCGAGCGCGGCCTGCTCCCGGAGGAGCCACGCGGCGGGACGCTGCGCGAACGCCTCTTCGGCGCCGGGCCGCACTTGCCGCCCGACCATCCGGCGCGACAGTGA